The Streptomyces sp. NBC_00510 genomic interval GGCGGGACCTCGCTACCCACTGGACCACGGCGGGGACGAGAACCTCCGCTTCATGGCGCATCCGGGTGACGTCACGCAGAACGGCCGGGCCGGCGTCCGGACGGCCGGTGCGTTGATCGCCCGTCCGTCACTTCGCGTTGACGGACGGGCGCTTCCGGCCAGCTCCGGCGTGCCCGCGATCGCTCCCCGCCCGATCCCGGGCAGAGTCGGTCCCGCCTGGTGGTCCCGGTGCGCGCTCCTACCCTCGGCAGCTCGGAAACCAGGGGGTGAGGACCGATGCCTGCCGCCGATGTGCGGGTCGTGCCGGTGCAGCGGATGCGGCCCGGCGACCACGCGTTCGTCAGTTACGACGGCGACGACACACGCTGGGACGTCCTGGCCGCGTTCGCACGGCTCGGGCTGGCGGCCGGCGAGCGGGTCATGGTCTTCGCCGCCCCCGGCGTGCCGGACCGGGAGGTGCTGGCCCACCTGGGTCCGGCCGACGACGCCGGGCATCCCGGGCACGCCGACGCACGGGTGGAATCGGCGCACCGGCGCGGACAGCTCGTGCTGAGCAGCATGCGCGAGCTGATCCGTCCGGACCTCGCGTTCACGGCGGTGCGGCAGCAGGGCCGGCTCGCCGAGGAGACGGACCGCGCGGTCCGCGACGGGTACGCGGGCCTGCGCGCGTACATCGACATGCACTGGGTGCGCGACATGGGCGCGCCCATCGACGCGATGGTGCACCGCGAGACCCACGCCGACCACCTCTTCACCGGCCGGCCGTACGCGGAGATCTGCGCCTACGACCGCCGGTGGTTCACCGGGGACGTGCTCGACGCGATGGCGCAGGCCCACCCGCGCAACCTGCTGACCCGGCTCGGCGCGCTGTACGCGACGCACACCGAGGGCCTGCTGCGGCTGCTCGGCGAGCCGACCTCAGCACACGGGAACGGTTCCACGGCGTGGTCGAGGACGCGCTGCGGCGGACCGCGGAGGGCGGGCGGCTCGTACTGGCCCTGCGCGACCTGCACTTCCTCGGCGTCGGCTGCGCGACGGAACTCCTGACGCTGGCGGCCTCCGCCGGGGAGCGCGGGGTACGGGTGGAGGTCCGCTGCTCGGCCTTCCACCTGACGCTGCTGCGCACGCTGGGCGCGACGTCCCTGCCGGGGCTGACACTGATCGAGGTGAGCGGCTGATGCTGGAGGAGCTGCACGAACCCTCCGCCGGCGATCCGGCCGCCGGGGGCTGCTGGCTGGAACGCGACTTCACGGAGGGTGAGCTGCCCCGACTGCGGGTGCTGGCCGAGGAGTTCGCGATGTGGGCGGGGCTCCCGGCGGCACGCCGCGGTGAGTTCGTCCTCGCGGTGAACGAGGTGGCCTCCAACGCGATCACCCACGGCGGCGGCCGCGGCCGCCTGATGCTGCGCCGGACCGACGGCGAGGTGCAGTGCCGGATCACCGACGCCGGCCCCGGCTTCAGCGCCACCGTCATTCCCGAACTGCTGCCGGGCCTCGACTCCCGCTGCGGGCGCGGCCTGTGGCTCGCCCGCCTGGTCACCGACCACCTCACGATCGCCACGGGCCCGGTCGGCGCGGTCGTCACCCTTGCGATCCGCCTCCACTGAGCGGGCGGCGCCCGGGCAGGGCCGGGCCGCCCGGGCCGCCGCGCGGCCCCCTCCGCGCGGCGCCCCGAGCACGCCTCCGGGGCTCCTGCGGTCCGGGTCACCCACGCACCACACCGCGAACGCCCTGGCGATCCCCGGCCCGCTCCCGTCCGCCACGCCCGCCGCTGTGCGCGGCGGCCGCCCGAGCACGACCTCTGGCGGCGCCCACCCTGCGGTCCGCACCCGGACTCACGGCAGGGCCGGGAGCGTGCCTTCACCGGGGATGTGGATCCAGCCCTCGACGGCGGCCGCGTAGGTCTCCTCCGGGCCGGCGGGGCCGCGGGTGAGTCCACGCTGGACGGCCCGTGCGGCGAGGGCGGCGACCAGTGCGTCGAAGGCGTGCTCGCTGCCGTCGTACGCGGCGCGTTCGGCCGGGCCGCACCGCAGCCAGGGGGCGGCCGCGCGGAGTCCGGCCGTCGAGCGCTCGGTGCCCAGGCCCCATCGTCTGCGGGACGCCGCCGGGTACACCTCGGCGATCCGGCCGGAGCCGTCACGGGCCACCGGGCGGTCGCGGGCGGCGAGTTCGTCGGCGAGGTGGGCCCAGCGGGCGGCGGTGGCGCCCAGCCGGTCGAAGGCGACGGACAGCGGCCACCGGCCGCCGAGTTCCTCATGGGTGAGGACGTCGGTGCGGCGGTGGCGCAGGGTCGCCCGGTACGCCGAGCCGTCGGTGCCCCGCCCGGGCCACGGCGTGCCCGCCGCGTGCGCGGAGACGGCCTCGACGAACGGGATCGGCCAGCCGAAGGGGCAGTCCACCCCGGCCCGTTCCCCCGGCTCCAGGCCGCACAGCAGGTCGGCCAGCACGTCGTCGGCACACCCCAGCAGGGGCGGGGAGACGACGGCCGTGCCGTCACCGGGCCAGGTGACGACCGCGACCGCGGTCGTCCGGGGGCTCGCGGCCAGGTCGATCCCGAGGGTGCGCACGGTCCCATCATCCCCGCCGCGCGGCGGGCACTGCGGGGGCGCGGCTGAACGTTCCGGTGACGGGGTGCGTATCCCCTGCCGTACCGCACTGCAGCCAATGGTGAGGACCGGCCGATGAACGCTCAGAGCAACGTCCCCTTCCAGGGCCTTCAAGCGCTCCCCGACGGCGAGGCGGAACTGCCGCTCGTCGTGCACCTGCGGTGGGAGGACCTCGCGGCGCTGGGCCGTGAGGCGAGCCGGCTGGCGGTGCGGCTGCAGCGGCCGGTGAGCCTCGACGAGGCGGCCGGGCACCATCTGCGGACCCGTTTCGGGGTGAGCCACGCGCCCGACAAGGACGAACACCCGAAGACCGAGGCGAGCCGTGCGGTCACCGCGGCGGTGCCCTCCTCCGCCGCCCCGATGGCGATCGCGCCGGGTGCCGCGCAGCAGTCCGGCGGCGCCCACGCGGCTCCCACCCACGCGGCCCCCGCGCACGCGTCGGCCCACACGGCGGCCCACACATCCGCGCACGCGTCGGCCCACACATCCGCCCCGGCGTCCGGCACCGGGCTCATGCCGGGCCAGCAGCCCGAGCACCCGGGCAGGATGGCGCCGCTCGGTGGCCGCAACATCGTGGAGCAGCCCACGACCGCCGCCGGGTAGCCCCCCACTCCCCCGGCAACCGCTCAACCGCTCAACGGCTCACATCGCCGCGAGCGCGCGCCCGACGTCCCGCAGATGGGCGCGGAGCGCGGCCGGGGTGTCCTCGTCGAGGACGACGGGGAGCCCGGCCAGCGCCACGAGGTCGTGCGTGATCAGGTCCGGCGAGTCCGCGCCGAACGTCACGCGGCAGCGGCCCTCGTCCAGTGGCGTCACCCGCCCGGGCAGCGGCGCCGGGAGGCGGGCCAGCACCTCGGCGGCGGGGGCGCCGACCGTGGCCGCGGCCGTGAAGCGGTAGGGGGCGGCGGTCAGCGTCGCGGCGAGGTACGCGGCCGGGTCGGTACCCGGGCCGCCGGGCAGGTCGCGCGGGGTGAAGCGGCGGTGGACGGGGGCGGGGCCGGTGAGCCGGTCCAGCCGGAACACCCGCCAGCCCGCGCGGTCGGTGTCGTAGGCGATGACGTACCAGCGCCCGTACGCGGTGGCGAGGCTGTGCGGCTCGGCACGGCGCCGCTCCGGGGCGGTGGCGGCGCGCCCGCGGTAGTCGAAGGTCACCACCTCGTGGTCGCGGCAGGCGGCGGCGAGTACGGCCAGTGCCTCCGGATCGGCCTCCGGAACCGGCTGCCCGACCGGGACGCGGACGGTGGCCGCGCCGACGGCGGCGACCCGGGCCCGCAGCCGCGCGGGCAGCACCTGCTCCAGCTTGGCCAGGGCGCGTACCGACGTCTCCTCGATGCCCGCCACACCACCGCCCGCGGCGGCCGTGCGCAGTCCGACGGCGATCGCCACCGCCTCGTCGTCGTCCAGCAGCAGGGGCGGCAGGTCGCGGCCGGAGGCCAGCCGGTAGCCACCGGCCGTGCCCGTGGTGCCGTGCACGGGGTAGCCCAGTTCGCGCAGCCGGTCGACGTCCCGGCGCACGGTGCGGCCGGTCACGCCGAGACGGCCGGCGAGCTCGGCGCCGGACCATGTGCGGCGGCTCTGCAGCAGCGAGAGCAGCCGCAGCATCCGGGCGGGCATCGTCGGGCGGTCCGTCGTCATGCGCCGAGATTTCCACAGCCTGGGGACAGGATGTGTCCTCAAGCGCTCCTAGCGTCGTCCCCATGAGGACGAACACGCACGAGGACACCCTGATCACCCCGGGCGACGCGGGGTACGACGCCGAGCGCTCCGGTTTCCAGACCGCCTGGCTCCACCGCCCGGACCTGATCGTCGCCGCCCGGACCGCCCAGGACGTCCGGGCGGCGGTGGTCCACGCGGCGGCCCGCGCGCTGCCGGTCGCCGTCCAGGCCACCGGGCACGGCCTGTCCGTGGCCGCCGACCGGGGTGTGCTGATCAGCACCCGCCGCATGCGCGCGGTCCGGGTGGACCAGGTGGCGCGCACCGC includes:
- a CDS encoding MEDS domain-containing protein; the encoded protein is MPAADVRVVPVQRMRPGDHAFVSYDGDDTRWDVLAAFARLGLAAGERVMVFAAPGVPDREVLAHLGPADDAGHPGHADARVESAHRRGQLVLSSMRELIRPDLAFTAVRQQGRLAEETDRAVRDGYAGLRAYIDMHWVRDMGAPIDAMVHRETHADHLFTGRPYAEICAYDRRWFTGDVLDAMAQAHPRNLLTRLGALYATHTEGLLRLLGEPTSAHGNGSTAWSRTRCGGPRRAGGSYWPCATCTSSASAARRNS
- a CDS encoding ATP-binding protein; protein product: MLEELHEPSAGDPAAGGCWLERDFTEGELPRLRVLAEEFAMWAGLPAARRGEFVLAVNEVASNAITHGGGRGRLMLRRTDGEVQCRITDAGPGFSATVIPELLPGLDSRCGRGLWLARLVTDHLTIATGPVGAVVTLAIRLH
- a CDS encoding DUF429 domain-containing protein — its product is MRTLGIDLAASPRTTAVAVVTWPGDGTAVVSPPLLGCADDVLADLLCGLEPGERAGVDCPFGWPIPFVEAVSAHAAGTPWPGRGTDGSAYRATLRHRRTDVLTHEELGGRWPLSVAFDRLGATAARWAHLADELAARDRPVARDGSGRIAEVYPAASRRRWGLGTERSTAGLRAAAPWLRCGPAERAAYDGSEHAFDALVAALAARAVQRGLTRGPAGPEETYAAAVEGWIHIPGEGTLPALP
- a CDS encoding WYL domain-containing protein, coding for MTTDRPTMPARMLRLLSLLQSRRTWSGAELAGRLGVTGRTVRRDVDRLRELGYPVHGTTGTAGGYRLASGRDLPPLLLDDDEAVAIAVGLRTAAAGGGVAGIEETSVRALAKLEQVLPARLRARVAAVGAATVRVPVGQPVPEADPEALAVLAAACRDHEVVTFDYRGRAATAPERRRAEPHSLATAYGRWYVIAYDTDRAGWRVFRLDRLTGPAPVHRRFTPRDLPGGPGTDPAAYLAATLTAAPYRFTAAATVGAPAAEVLARLPAPLPGRVTPLDEGRCRVTFGADSPDLITHDLVALAGLPVVLDEDTPAALRAHLRDVGRALAAM